DNA sequence from the Drosophila sechellia strain sech25 chromosome 3L, ASM438219v1, whole genome shotgun sequence genome:
TGGGCCGTATCAAATAAATTTCTATAGAtatttggcaaataaattCAGTTGAACAGCCAGCAGATCAGCCCAGTTCGCTGCGACTTGGCCTAAACGAGGTCCAGTTCCAGTTTAGATCGCCTGACAGTGATAAGCTGGGGGCGCTGCTGATGGCGTTGGCCACACGCATTAATTTCGCTCTTGGCTTTCATTAACAAAACTACGCCGAAACATGAAGACAGGTCggcaaaaaacgcaaaaaaccaaaaaaaatatatacacagaAATACACGAAAAACATCATACAAAACCTTAAGAAAGAAAAATGTATTCTGTGATTGCGTTGGCCGTCGGCCGGgggtttggtttttggttgATTTCTTCTTGGACTGGGAGGCGACTTGCTAAAAACTCGGACACGCCACATTCGCATTCACCATGGAGTTCGAGATGGGAGAGGGATATCGTGACACGAAGAACTATAGGGATCAagtttatataataatatatcaaACTATTCAATCAAATTTAGAAGCCTGTCTAGTGAAATATGCCTAGcagatttattttaataacgaatttttaattttaaatgtcgactaaaacatacatacataagtaGCAAATACTTAAATAAACAAGGATACATGTATGGTACttacaaaaaggaaaacattttAAGTGTTCAAAAGCATATAAAACAGTAATTTTGATGTTTTTAAAAACAGggctatttattttatttttctttatcTTAGAAAATTGATATATTTATACCAGTACTTGCAGCCCATTTACTACGTGAAATACCGTGAAATATGGTACTTTACTTTAGGctgtgtaaataaaataaaatttttattattcaatAGGTCGTTTCACTAATTGGTGTTGCAAAGTGCTTTGTTTATTAACCATTAACTGCATTTGTAATTGCCAATCCGAGAGACCCTCACGTTTCCATCTCGAATTGTAGCGATCTGGGCTGGTTCGCCCGCTGTTACTCTTGGTTTGTCTTATGAGTTGTCTGACGCACGATGAcgtttaaatttcaaatgatTGATTCCCCGCTGGCAAAAACTTTGATTAAAGCCGCACAACGGCAGCTCCGTGCTCGGGAACTCTATACTAGGCTATATATCGTGGACACGCccagttgagttgagttttcCCGCAGATCCCGAAAAGGTTGTACGATTATATGGCAGATATAGGGGCTGAAGGGTATACTTGGCCACATAGAGACAGATGGAGAGACAGGCCTATTTGcgtgcttaaatattttaattaaagaaaagtcTCTGGCCGCCGTCTTGTTGGCCATGTTAGTTGGCCGAGTCAAAATATTTTGGAGTTGGCCCCACCCCGTTGGCTTGTTTTAATTGCAGTTTACATGTCTATTAACAGGCATCCATCCATCCGTGTTGACTGGCAACTATTTTCCCCGCATTTTCGTGTTTTTCTCgtattttttttctctttccTCGCCGCTTTTAATTGCAACTGTCATCAGGTGGCCGGCGGTAATTGACGTGCTGCTAAATCGCCTCCAAATATTATACCAACTCAAAATTGGCACAAAAACGTATGCTAAAAAAGAGACCGCACTGAATGAGCTGTCAAGAAACCCGAGACCCGTATGTCTGGCGCGACATATGagtatataataaatatataaaaaatgcgACTCTCTCAATCGATCAAAGCCAATAAACCGCATAAAGTGCTTGAATTTCCCTGACGGCTGGCTGATGGTGTCATATGCGAAATTAACACAACAATCATTTCACACGCCCATTCAGCGGCGGCAGGTGTATGGTTCGTCGAGCCCCTCAATTCACATAATTGAATTGGATTCAATTTAATCGATTGCGATTCGGTTTATGTTGCCAAAAGGACGCTCTAATTGGAGCTGATCGTGTTACGATTGTCGGTTGAATTGGAAATTCGAGAGGGAAATGACACAAAAATGAAAAGGCATTTGTAAGAGAATGTGCATTGAAATGTGATTAAGgggaaaatgtcaaaaatttcGGATTTATGCAGGTCAACTCAAAATGAGTGAATAAACGAATTTAATTACGTTAGTGTTACACAGTTACAAAGGCAAGTTCAAATTTATGAAACTCTATATAAAGCATGCCAAAATATATAACTCCTAGTCAGATCATTCAGTCTTGAAATCACAAAAACCAGTAGAATTTTTCTTTCTTAGCTCAAAACAAAAAGCTAACATAAAACCGTCAAGATGCGTATGCTCAATATAAACCAAGTGGCTCCTAATTTTACTACCAATGCGGTGGTGGCCGGTGGTTATCGTAATTTTGCTCTTACGGATTTGCGTGGCAGATATGTCCTGCTGGTTTTTTATCCGGCTGACTTTTCGTACGTCTGCCCCACGGAGTTGCAGGCATTCAGTGATAGAGCTCCGGAATTCAGGAATGTGGGCTGCGAAGTCTTGGCCTGTTCCACTGATAGTCACTTTGTGCACTGCGCCTGGATGAATACACCCAGAAAGAACGGAGGTCTGGGTGAATTGGACATACCATTGTTGGCCGACAAGAACATGAAGATAGCCAGGGACTATGGAGTTCTCGATGAGGACACCGGATTGGCTCTACGCGCCCTCTTCATCATCGATCGCGAGGGACGCATTCGCCAGATCACGGTGAACGACATGGGAGTGGGTCGCAGTGTGGATGAGGCACTGCGTCTGGTTCAGGCCTTCCAGTTCAGCGATGAGTTCGGTGAGGTCTGCCCGGTCAACTGGCGTCCTGGAGCTAAGACCATGAAGGCCGATGCGACCGGAAAGGAAGAGTACTTCAAGCACGCgatttaagtgtttaataCAATAGGCTTTATACTAATGTGTatgctataaaataaaagatacTTATGAACATTCAAGTATATGCGCTGCATTTGGTAGTGTTGAAAATTCAGCACATACTTATACCTTTTGGCGTtctataaatcataataaaatcaatttaagcCTGCATTCTCAAACAGATACCGCCTCTATCGccattaatttaataaaaacattcCACCCAAAAATATAATCGGCAATCGGCAAAAGGGcaacttaaattattattatataggTATGGGCATGCCGAAAATAACCAGAACcgatggccaaaaggaaaGTGCGACAAAAATTATATCTGAAATGAATACTTATTATTATCGCACGAAAGACTTGCCGCCGTTTGTCATCAAGGTCTTGCTTAATGGATGTGGTTAAATTTGTTCAACTCGTATAAAGTATTTTTGCAGCTCggcttgtttattttttcggGCTACCGCAGAGTCTGTTCGGCGAGGTGCGATCAAGATCGCTGCTCTTGGTTTTCTtctacactggaaaaaaaatactttctAGTAaagataaaataaatacatacaaataatATAGAAACTAAAAGATTAGGTTGGGCTtacataatttaatataaagcTAAAGGTATAGTTAATAGTAATATGTTaaaaaaatgcttaaaataagcttaaataaattaaaaaaaaattataaataagtattagtattaaataaaaatgaattatttaCTCTTTACGTAGAAAGCACTTTAGTTACCACGGTATTTCATTGTacaaattattatataaaatcaCTGGAATGTGTGGTGCATTTTCTCTCGGTGTCATCTTAACTGTGTGGAGCCTCTTCCCCGACTCTCTCCAGCTTGTTGTCGCCTTAGTCATTGGCGGCCGCTGCGGTCGCCGGACAACCTCAATTGGGGCCACCGACTGCGCCCTCCTCGCAGCAGTCACTTCACAAGTTTGCGCGCTTATCTTAATTGTTGCTCGCATATTAATTTCGTACCTGCTGTGCTGACAACAAGCTGATGGCCGTGCTCCTCCTGCCCAGACCCCAAAAGTTGTGGAACTGGGCAGTGAGTCTGGCCAGAAGAACAGAACGTTGCTTCTAATCAATGCTCTCATTCGGGAACGATGTCGCCTGTCG
Encoded proteins:
- the LOC6605758 gene encoding peroxiredoxin-2, giving the protein MRMLNINQVAPNFTTNAVVAGGYRNFALTDLRGRYVLLVFYPADFSYVCPTELQAFSDRAPEFRNVGCEVLACSTDSHFVHCAWMNTPRKNGGLGELDIPLLADKNMKIARDYGVLDEDTGLALRALFIIDREGRIRQITVNDMGVGRSVDEALRLVQAFQFSDEFGEVCPVNWRPGAKTMKADATGKEEYFKHAI